The sequence ACTACAACTCCGGCGGTCACGGCATCTCGAACGTGACGGCGCTGACCGCCGCGCTCGCGCCGGGCGGTGACGAAGCCGCGATCGCGCAGAGTCCGAGCATCGATCAGGTCGTCGCCGATCGCTTGTTGGTCAGCCAGCCGGTGCCGTTCCCCCGCATCCACCTGATGGTGCCGGGCCACCAGTACGGCACGCCCTACTTCCGCGCCGCGGGCGAGGCCGCCTACGGCGAGGAGAGCCCGGCGGCCGCGTTCGCGACGCTGTTCGCGGGCGTGAGCGGCGGTGAGCCGAGCGCGGCGCAGCTGCGACAGATGAGCCTTCGCGGCAGCGTGCTCGACGGGCTGATCGAGTCCTACGATCGCAGCAAGGGCCGCGTGAGCGCCAAGGACCTCCAGGTCATCGAGGCCCACCTCGATCACCTGCGCGCACTCGAGTACGAGCTGCAGCATCCGGTCGTGTGCGAGCCACCGACCGGGATCGACGCCAACGGCAACGAAGTCGGCAACATCATCGGCGATCAGCACGTGCAGCTCATCATCGCGGCGCTGCGCTGCGGCTTGACCAACGTCGCGAACCTCGAGATCGCCGACATCCTCACGCCGTGGACACCGGTCGGTACGCCGATGGACTCGGCGTTCGGCATCGGCCACTCGCTCGGCCACTACGCGCGCGACGTCGGCGCTTCAGGGGTCTCGTCGTCGCTGCTCGACACCTGGCTGTCGGAGATGCTCGACAACCGTCGCTGGCGCGTCAGCCTGATGGCTCAGCTGCTCGAGGGCCTCGACGATCCCGGCTTCCTCGAGGGCGACGCGACCCTGCTCGACAACAGCCTGGTGCTGTGGACGAGCGAGTTCCGCGAGCCCGCCAACCACGTCTCGGCCAACGTGCAGGTGCTGCTCGCCGGCAGTGCCGGCGGCTACTTCGAGACCGGCCGCTTCATCGACTACAACACCCACGCGGCCGCCGATCCCAACACCCTCGAGTACTCGAGCAACGAGTCGACGCACAACCTGTTCACCTCGGTGCTGCAGGCGATGGGCGAGGCCGACACCCACTTCGGCTCGGATCACGCCTCGCACACCGGCCCGCTGCCCGGCCTCACGGCTTGATCGAGCGATCGAGCGCCCGCGTCCGCTACGCGGGCGCGTCGAGCTCGACGTTGAGCAGGTGCAATCTCGGCGGCGATCCGGCGCTCGCGACTGCGCAGGTGGGTCATGTGCTCGACGCTGACCGCGAACGGGCTCACCACGACATCGTGCTCCGTCAACAGGTCGCCACACCGATAGGCGATCTCGCGAGCCTCGATGCTGGTCAATCCCTCGATCACGACGAGCACGTCGACATCCGAGTCCTCGTCACCTTCGCCCCGCGCCCGCGATCCGAACAACACCAGCTCACGGAGTCGATCGCCGAAGCACCCTACCAACCATCGCTTGAGCGACGCGAGCGCGACCCGTTCTGCGGCGGAGACGTGCACCTCGGCAACAACTCTAGCAGAGTCGAGCAGGCCGCGCCGATCGACGCGCGCCCACGCCCGGTCGCGTCGGGGCGCGAAGCTCGTCCCTCGCGCGTCGCCCTGCCGTGACCGCGCGCCCGCGGCTTCGTCACGCGGACCGCAGATCGTTCCGACCGCACCCGCGCGTCGGCGTCGGGATTCCGGGCGTGGTGACGGGCTCGTCGTGGCACCCTGCACGCGATGGATCCCTGGGACGACGACACCCTCGCGAGTCTGTTCCCCGACGCGGCTGCGATCCCGACCGCGGTGCGACTCGATCCGGCGTCGCAGCCGGCGCGTTGGCTCGTCGATGGCGTGATCACCACCGCGACGCGCTCGCGGCCGGTGCGCTCGCGCGTGGCCACCCGCGACGGCGGCACGCTCACGCCGACGCTGCTCGGACACGAGGCCGAGCTCGGCACCGACGAGGCCGCGCACGCGATCGCGGCGGCACGTCGTGCGTGGGATGACGGCGAGGGCGCGTGGCCGCGCGCGACGGTCGAAACCCGCATGGCCGCCGTGGCGGCCTTTGCGACCGCGCTCGAGCAGCGGGTCGACACCATCGCGAACGCGTTGATGTGGGAGATCGGCAAGCCGCACGCGTCGGCCCGCGACGAGGTGCTGCGCAGCATCGAGTACATCCGCAGCACGCTGCTCGAGCTGTCGCGCCTGCGCACCGACGACCTCGCGATCCAGCACGGCGTCGCGGGCGGTGTGCCCCACCATGCGCGCACGCACCGACGCGCGCTCGGCGTGGTGCTCTGCGTGGCGCCATTCAACTACCCGATCAACGAGTTCCTCACCACGTTGGTGCCGGCGCTGCTGATGGGCAACGTAGTCATCGCCAAGACGCCGCGCTTCGGCGCGCTGGCCAACGACGCGATGCTCGAGGCCATGCGCGACTGCTTCCCCGCCGGCGCGATCGCGATGCTGCCCGGGAGCGGGCGGCAGGTGATTCCGGCGGTGATGGGCGCGAGCCAGCCCGATGTCGCCGGCAACCCCACCGGGGTCGTCGGCGCGCTGGCGTTCATCGGCAGCGAGACCGCCGCGAATGCGATCCTGCGCGCTCACCCGACGCCGATCAGCCTGCACAAGGTGCTGGGCCTCGGGGCCAAGAACGCCGCGGTCGTGCTCGCCGACGCCGACCTCGACGCGGCCGCGGCCGCGATCGTCAAGGGTGCGCTCGGCTTCAACGGCCAGCGCTGCACCGCCGAGAAGATCGTCTTCGTAGAGCGCGGTCGCCTCGCGGCGCTGCTCGAGCGCATGGTCGCGCGGGTGGACGCGCTGACGCTCGGCATGCCGTGGACCCCCGGCGTCGGCGTCACGCCGCTGCCCGAGCCCGACAAGCTGGCATCGATGCGCGCCCTGCTCGACGACGCGATCGCCCACGGCGCGACCGTTCGCAACCACGACGGTGGCCGCGGGTGGTTCTCGATCATGCGCCCCGCCGTCGTCGCCGAGGTCACGCCCGCGATGCGCCTCTACCACGAGGAGCAGTTCGGCCCAATCGTGCCGGTCGCCGCCTTCGACGACCTCGAGGAGGTGCTGCAGTGGCAACGGCGCTCGCCGTTCGGTCAACAGGCCGCGGTGTGGGGCCGGCCCGAGACGGCGCGGCCGCTGGTCCGACACCTGACGCGGTACGTCGCGCGGGTGAACGTCAATGATCTCTGCCAGCGCGGCCCCGACAGCTTCGGCTTCTCCGCCACCGACAAGTCGGGCTTCGGCACGCTGTCGCTACGCGAGGCCCTGCTCGCCTTCAGCCGGCCGGTGCTGCTGCAGGCACGCGACGCCGACGTGCTCGATGTCTTCACTGCGCGACCAGGGCGGTAGCAGACCGCTCCGTGGTGCCGGACGCGGCGCTGCTACCACGCGCCGATCCAGGCGTTGCCCGCGGCGTCCTGGAACGGCGGCGGATTGGCGTCGGTCGCGATCACGAGGTCGTCGACATGGCAGTGGTTGTCGGGCGGCATCTCGTCGTTCCAGTAGGTGAAGAGGTAGAAGTAGTCGATCACGCCGCCCTCATCGGTGATCGTCGGCACGTCGGTGCGATCGAAGATCAGCACGTCGTCGCGCCAGATCCTCACTCGCGCGTCGCCGCCGTCGTCGACCGGCACGTCGTCGACGAAGAGGTACATCTCGTAGCGCTCCCAGGTGTCGCGGGGCAGGCTCTCGCCGTCGTAGACCGCCCACACGTCGTGGATCTCCTTGATCGTTCGCAGCACCGAGGTGGTCTCGTCGGCGCGGTCGACGTAGAGATCGTTGTAGCCGGCGTTGCTGCCATCGGCGGCGCGAGCATGCAGGCGCAGGAACTTCATCCACGGCGATGCGCTGAACTCGAACGCGCTGGGCCACCGCACCCATAGGCGCACCCAGACCTCGCCGCCGCGTGCGACGGCGGGGTCGATCGCGAGCACGCCGCCCCACTGACCGAACCCGCCACCGTCGCCGGCTGCGATCGCCATCCTCGCGGACTGCTGACCACGATGGGCGGCCTCGGTGGTCGCGGTCGTGCGGCCGGCGGCATCGAACGGCGCGAAGCCGCTCAGCGACGCGCCGTCGCCATAGCCCTCGAAGTCGTCGAAGAAGTACGGCACCCACTCGACCCCGGTGGTGCTGCTGCCCGCGTCGGTACCACTGTCGGCGGCGCCGGTGCTGCCCTCGGTGCCGCCGACGGCGGTGGTCGTGCCGGCGGCGGTGGTCTCCGCCCCGCCGCTGGTGCCGGTCTGGCCCGAGCTGCCCTCGGGGTCGAAGCTCGCGGCGGAGCCGGGGCCGTCGGTGCCGTCGTCGTCGTGCCCGCTGCTGCCGCAGGCGATCATCAGGGAGGCCAGGACCGACGCGATGGCGCGGGCGAGCGCAGGATCGTGCATGGGGGAGAAGACCCTCGGGGCGCCGTTCGGTTCACGCCCACGTCGCGGTTCGGCGCGACGGCCGACCGGCGGCTCGGCCCGCGAGCCCGCCTACTCGCCGATCTCGCGCAGCTCGGCGGCCCAGCGCTCGAGGTTGGTGCTGGTCTCGCGCAGCGTCTCGGGCGCGGCGTGGATCTCGTCGATGCGCTTGCGCAGCAGCTCCAGACCTCGCCGCAGCCGGCTACGCACCGTCCCCGGCGCGACGTCGAGCGCGATCTCGAGCTCGCGACCGCGCACGCGCTCGAAGTAGTAGAGCTCGATGGCGATCTGCAGGTCGACCGGCAGCGTGCGCAGGGCCTGCAGCAGCAGGCGTCGGTCGCTGCTCGCAGCAACCGCCTCGCTCGGCGAGACCCCGAGATCGGTGATCGACGAGACCCCGAAATCGGTCAGGTCCTGGGTCTTCATGCGCTTGCTCAGGTGATCGTAGAGCTTGGTGCGCGCGGCAGCGAAGAGGTAGCCGCGGAAGGCGTCGGCGTCACGGATCTGCTCGCGATGGCGCACACAGGCCATGAAGGTCTGCTGGATCAGGTCGTCGATGCCGTCGGCGACCTTGTTCTCGAAGAAGCGCCGGATGGGCTCGAAGTAGCGATCGATGAGCTCCCCGCCGGCCGCACGATCGCCGCCCTGCCAGGCCGTCAAGAGCTCCGCATCGGTCGCCACGCACGCCGATGATAGCATCCGCGATCAGAACGGCGAGAACCCAGTCTTCTAGGGGGCGCCGTGCTGGGGCTCCGGGCGCACCCGATGACGGCGGAACTCGAATCACTGCTCGAAGCGCTGGAATCCCCACCCTCGGAGCTCGATTCGCTCGAGGGCGCGCGGCTGCATCGGGCGGTCCGCGCCCGCCTGCTCGACGAGACCATCCCCGAGACCCGCATCGACCGCTACGTCGTGCTCGAGCGCCTCGGGGTCGGCGGCATGGGGGTCGTGTATGCCGCCCACGATCCCGAGCTCGACCGTCAGGTCGCGATCAAGCTCGTGCGCCACTGGGGCAGCGACCAGCGCGACGCCGACCAGCAGCGGCTCGTGCGCGAGGCACGATCGCTCGCGAAGCTCTCGCACCCCAACGTGGTCGCGCTCTACGACGTCGGCATGCACGGCGACCGCGTGTACCTGGTGATGGAGCGCGTGCGCGGGATCTCGCTGCGGCGCCACTTCGCCACAGGCGCGCGCGCGTGGACGGAGGTGCTCGCGTGCTACCTCCAAGCCGGCGAGGGGCTCGCCGCGGCCCACGGCGCGGGCATCATCCACCGCGACTTCAAGCCCGACAACGCGATCGTCGGCGACGACGCTCGGGTGCGCGTGCTCGACTTCGGCCTCGCCCATGGCGACGTGGGTGCGCCCATCACCAGCTCGACGAGCGGACTCGACCTGGCGATCGGAACACTGACGGCGACGGGCAAGGTCGCCGGCACGCCGGCCTACATGGCACCCGAACAGTTCGCGGGCGCCCCCGCCGACGCTCGCACCGATCAGTTCAGCTTCTGTGTCGCACTGTGGGAGGCATTGTTCGATCGGCGCCCGTTCCACGCGAGCACGGTTGCGCAGCTGAGCGAGGCCTTTCAACGCGGCGTCCTGCTTGCGCCCGCAGAGCCCGACCGCGCGCCCGCGTGGCTGCGGCGGGTGCTCGAGCGCGGCCTCGCGATCGACCCGGAGCGACGCTGGCCGAGCATGCGCGCGTTGATCGACGCCTGCACCACACCACCGCGTCGACGCCGGTGGTGGTGGCGAGGTCTCGGCATTGCCGGAGCCGCCCTCGCGCTGTCGTTCGGTGCGCTCGCGTGGCGAGACGCGCGTCGACGGGCGGCCTGCGAGGATGAGGCGGCGCGGCTCGCCGACGTGTGGACTCCCGAGGTCGCGGCCGGGGTCGCCGAGGCGTTCGCAGCCACCGAGCCCGCGCACGCCCGTGAGACCGCCGAACGCGTCGACCAGGTGTTGACCGGCGACATCGCAGCGTGGACACAGGCCCGCGCCGACGGTTGCCTTGCAGCGGTCGACGGCAAGCTCACGGCGGCGGCGTGGCAGCAACGAAGCTGGTGTCTCGACGAGCACCGCGCCCGGGTCGAGGCGCTCGCCGAGCTGCTGCAGACTCCGGATCGCGACGTCGTCAACGCGGCGCTCCGCATCGCCCACCAGCTGCCGTTGCCCTCGACCTGTGACGACGACGCGCGGCTCGCGAGACTGGCTGGCCTGCTCGACGC is a genomic window of Deltaproteobacteria bacterium containing:
- a CDS encoding DUF1552 domain-containing protein — its product is MRRDFKHSGRRAFLKGLGGAVLGLPLLEYTHGHLWAAGNGAPRRFITMFEHGGTLSNQSHSGRHDGTGAEQGNDWWRPADPSSTALVLGPILEPLEPYKAKLLQLEGVDNKAAMSQADYNSGGHGISNVTALTAALAPGGDEAAIAQSPSIDQVVADRLLVSQPVPFPRIHLMVPGHQYGTPYFRAAGEAAYGEESPAAAFATLFAGVSGGEPSAAQLRQMSLRGSVLDGLIESYDRSKGRVSAKDLQVIEAHLDHLRALEYELQHPVVCEPPTGIDANGNEVGNIIGDQHVQLIIAALRCGLTNVANLEIADILTPWTPVGTPMDSAFGIGHSLGHYARDVGASGVSSSLLDTWLSEMLDNRRWRVSLMAQLLEGLDDPGFLEGDATLLDNSLVLWTSEFREPANHVSANVQVLLAGSAGGYFETGRFIDYNTHAAADPNTLEYSSNESTHNLFTSVLQAMGEADTHFGSDHASHTGPLPGLTA
- a CDS encoding nucleotidyltransferase domain-containing protein — protein: MHVSAAERVALASLKRWLVGCFGDRLRELVLFGSRARGEGDEDSDVDVLVVIEGLTSIEAREIAYRCGDLLTEHDVVVSPFAVSVEHMTHLRSRERRIAAEIAPAQRRARRARVADAGARSLDQAVRPGSGPVCEA
- a CDS encoding aldehyde dehydrogenase family protein produces the protein MDPWDDDTLASLFPDAAAIPTAVRLDPASQPARWLVDGVITTATRSRPVRSRVATRDGGTLTPTLLGHEAELGTDEAAHAIAAARRAWDDGEGAWPRATVETRMAAVAAFATALEQRVDTIANALMWEIGKPHASARDEVLRSIEYIRSTLLELSRLRTDDLAIQHGVAGGVPHHARTHRRALGVVLCVAPFNYPINEFLTTLVPALLMGNVVIAKTPRFGALANDAMLEAMRDCFPAGAIAMLPGSGRQVIPAVMGASQPDVAGNPTGVVGALAFIGSETAANAILRAHPTPISLHKVLGLGAKNAAVVLADADLDAAAAAIVKGALGFNGQRCTAEKIVFVERGRLAALLERMVARVDALTLGMPWTPGVGVTPLPEPDKLASMRALLDDAIAHGATVRNHDGGRGWFSIMRPAVVAEVTPAMRLYHEEQFGPIVPVAAFDDLEEVLQWQRRSPFGQQAAVWGRPETARPLVRHLTRYVARVNVNDLCQRGPDSFGFSATDKSGFGTLSLREALLAFSRPVLLQARDADVLDVFTARPGR
- a CDS encoding sigma-70 family RNA polymerase sigma factor; amino-acid sequence: MATDAELLTAWQGGDRAAGGELIDRYFEPIRRFFENKVADGIDDLIQQTFMACVRHREQIRDADAFRGYLFAAARTKLYDHLSKRMKTQDLTDFGVSSITDLGVSPSEAVAASSDRRLLLQALRTLPVDLQIAIELYYFERVRGRELEIALDVAPGTVRSRLRRGLELLRKRIDEIHAAPETLRETSTNLERWAAELREIGE
- a CDS encoding serine/threonine protein kinase, with the translated sequence MTAELESLLEALESPPSELDSLEGARLHRAVRARLLDETIPETRIDRYVVLERLGVGGMGVVYAAHDPELDRQVAIKLVRHWGSDQRDADQQRLVREARSLAKLSHPNVVALYDVGMHGDRVYLVMERVRGISLRRHFATGARAWTEVLACYLQAGEGLAAAHGAGIIHRDFKPDNAIVGDDARVRVLDFGLAHGDVGAPITSSTSGLDLAIGTLTATGKVAGTPAYMAPEQFAGAPADARTDQFSFCVALWEALFDRRPFHASTVAQLSEAFQRGVLLAPAEPDRAPAWLRRVLERGLAIDPERRWPSMRALIDACTTPPRRRRWWWRGLGIAGAALALSFGALAWRDARRRAACEDEAARLADVWTPEVAAGVAEAFAATEPAHARETAERVDQVLTGDIAAWTQARADGCLAAVDGKLTAAAWQQRSWCLDEHRARVEALAELLQTPDRDVVNAALRIAHQLPLPSTCDDDARLARLAGLLDADVDRDAVAGLRRRIARAGLIAEAGRPDAVANAEAVRNDAQLLGDPISIAEAEIAIAGAQRARGEHALAAEAYQRAYFIAEPIGADEVALIAATHLVDTIGYHLSRVEEGLGWARHAQALLERSGNSQMQAAELAHRLATVLDAKGDTQAARESYERAIALRTELVGPDHPALGRDWANLGKLLAEHRDLDLARAAFDEAERIFIAAYGPTSLQLAAVYAGRTRVAQLEDDLAAIVDNCERSLAIEEALLPADHPRIAASLGRLALAKTQSGANDEARSLFHRAIAMQRRQGGSSNLRLANSLANLAVLELYTENFARARNHLDEALTIRRALLPPEHVDIAIVLASLGDVMLAQREFEAALRYYEEVRALAQGTDLRTRHELARARIGIGSVQLELGHPELAREPLEAALADPEAEDSDPIARCELRLGLARALAESGAEGPRVQTLAREAQALCREDEARAKPYLAQLAALTGDTPPPG